A portion of the Babylonia areolata isolate BAREFJ2019XMU chromosome 4, ASM4173473v1, whole genome shotgun sequence genome contains these proteins:
- the LOC143281679 gene encoding eukaryotic translation initiation factor 3 subunit K-like — translation MAEAMRGNVASLLRGIDRYNPENLPTLEHYVQMQAQENTYDLEANLAVLKLYQFNPGYFQTEIATLILLKALTNLPHTDFLLCKCLIDSSHLNEMPISKILLLAEDLEICDFEHFWMEVRDNPDLIASIVGFEDHIRKFVCHVVATTFQTIDQEKLQQLLGHVTPMVAMQWATKYGWTTDSNGMIFISSQEENIKTKNITEKITFDSVAGIMASSR, via the exons ATGGCGGAGGCAATGAGAGGCAATGTGGCTTCTCTTCTCAGAGGAATTGACAG gtataatCCAGAAAATCTGCCAACTCTAGAACACTATGTTCAGATGCAAGCACAGGAGAATACTTATGACCTGGAGGCGAACTTGGCTGTCCTAAAATt GTACCAGTTCAACCCAGGTTACTTCCAGACAGAGATCGCAACACTGATCTTGTTGAAGGCCCTGACCAACCTTCCCCACACAGACTTCCTGCTCTGCAAGTGTCTGATTGATTCCAGCCAT CTAAATGAAATGCCCATCTCCAAGATCCTGCTGTTGGCAGAAGACCTGGAGATCTGTGACTTTGAACACTTCTGG atggAGGTGAGGGACAACCCTGACCTGATTGCCAGCATCGTGGGCTTTGAGGACCACATCAGGAAAT TCGTGTGCCATGTGGTGGCCACCACCTTCCAGACCATTGACCAGGAGAAGCTGCAGCAGTTGTTGGGACACGTCACAC ccatggTTGCCATGCAGTGGGCCACCAAGTACGGCTGGACAACGGACAGCAATGGAATGATCTTCATCTCCAGTCAGGAGGAGAACATCAAGACCAAGAACATCACAGAGAAAATCACCTTTGACA gtgtggcAGGCATCATGGCATCATCACGCTGA